A genomic region of Xiphophorus couchianus chromosome 9, X_couchianus-1.0, whole genome shotgun sequence contains the following coding sequences:
- the LOC114150520 gene encoding histamine H3 receptor, with amino-acid sequence MGAHILESNSSANLTPAVSEAGIVLPGYLVVIFSVLMVTLVIVVVAGNALVIMAFIVDKTLRNQSNYFFLNLAISDFLVGAFCIPVYIPYNLTGRWMLGKGLCKVWLVMDYLLCSASVFNIVLISYDRFLSVTRAVKYRAQRNITRQAVLKMVAVWLLAFLLYGPAIIFWEAIVGQSVVPAHECYAEFYFTWYFLLSASTFEFFTPFVSVAFFNLSIYLNIHRRNKSGNGGAEDEVKPQRKCKKHRDGAGAWSVFFVKTRKVTSSEPAAISAVIEDDDILSPSSSGCPDTSQIFVQREKFSPHRKNSRLFQHTASCMAPGRRAPGSRLSRDKKIAKSLAIIVCIFGICWAPYTLLMIIRAACGGECVAHYWYEITFWLLWLNSAINPFLYPLCHSSFRRAFSKILCPKRQSVQPQIEVQSC; translated from the exons ATGGGCGCGCACATCCTGGAGTCCAACTCCAGCGCCAACCTGACGCCCGCGGTGTCCGAGGCTGGGATCGTGCTGCCGGGCTACCTGGTGGTGATCTTCTCGGTCCTCATGGTGACTCTGGTGATCGTGGTGGTGGCCGGGAACGCGCTGGTCATCATGGCTTTTATCGTGGATAAAACCCTGAGGAATCAGAGCAACTACTTCTTTCTGAACCTCGCCATCTCCGATTTTCTCGTGG gtgcTTTCTGCATCCCAGTGTACATCCCCTACAACCTGACTGGCAGGTGGATGCTGGGGAAGGGGCTCTGCAAAGTCTGGCTGGTCATGGACTACCTGCTCTGCTCCGCCTCTGTCTTCAACATTGTCCTCATTAGTTATGACCGCTTCCTGTCAGTCACCAGGGCA GTTAAATACAGAGCGCAGAGGAACATCACCCGCCAGGCGGTGCTGAAGATGGTGGCGGTCTGGCTGCTGGCGTTCCTCCTTTACGGCCCCGCGATCATCTTCTGGGAGGCCATCGTGGGCCAGAGCGTAGTCCCGGCCCACGAGTGCTACGCAGAGTTTTATTTCACTTGGTACTTCCTGCTCAGCGCTTCGACCTTCGAGTTCTTCACACCGTTCGTGTCGGTGGCCTTCTTCAACCTCAGCATCTACCTTAACATCCACCGGAGGAACAAGAGCGGGAACGGCGGTGCCGAGGACGAGGTGAAGCCGCAGAGGAAGTGCAAGAAGCACAGAGACGGCGCGGGGGCCTGGTCCGTGTTTTTCGTCAAGACCCGGAAGGTGACCTCCAGCGAGCCTGCTGCTATCTCGGCGGTCATAGAGGACGATGACATTCTGTCGCCCTCCTCCAGCGGCTGCCCTGACACCAGTCAGATTTTTGTGCAGAGGGAGAAGTTCTCTCCTCACCGGAAAAACTCCAGGCTGTTTCAGCACACGGCTTCCTGCATGGCGCCGGGCCGGAGAGCTCCCGGATCCCGCCTTTCCCGAGACAAAAAGATCGCCAAGTCGCTGGCTATCATCGTCTGTATTTTTGGGATATGCTGGGCTCCGTACACTCTGCTCATGATCATCCGCGCTGCCTGTGGCGGCGAATGTGTGGCGCACTACTGGTATGAGATCACGTTCTGGCTCCTGTGGCTGAACTCGGCCATCAATCCGTTCCTGTACCCTTTGTGCCACAGCAGCTTCCGAAGAGCTTTCTCAAAGATACTGTGTCCTAAGAGGCAGTCGGTGCAGCCTCAAATCGAGGTTCAGTCTTGCTAG